The following are from one region of the Hymenobacter sp. YIM 151858-1 genome:
- a CDS encoding transporter → MYRILCLLAAWAWCASAHAQAGGPAKSSPYDSARFHLFKPVPRNQLRELRPDRPGVTESPFTVDAGHLQIETDALRLINRRDDDKREREWHAAYVTAKLGLWRRTDVQVETPLYSVQKERMADEPTWQTHRGFGDVAVRLKHNFIGDDQEGPVAVAAVGYVRLPTGGQAGEGGVEGGLILPLDWHIGEKWNLETQLETDLNYDREDAEHFVRVMPSVAVDYEVNQKLSVLLEGVTKWDAKHTGWRSSVNVAPIINLTDNVQFDFGGHFALNRDMDREFFVGFTVRR, encoded by the coding sequence ATGTACCGGATACTTTGTCTGCTGGCCGCTTGGGCTTGGTGTGCCTCGGCGCACGCTCAAGCTGGCGGCCCGGCCAAGTCGTCGCCGTACGATTCGGCCCGATTTCACCTATTTAAACCCGTGCCGCGCAACCAGCTGCGCGAGCTGCGCCCCGACCGCCCCGGCGTTACCGAAAGCCCGTTTACCGTTGATGCCGGCCACCTGCAGATTGAAACCGACGCGTTGCGCCTCATCAACCGCCGCGACGACGACAAGCGCGAGCGGGAGTGGCACGCGGCTTACGTAACGGCCAAGCTGGGCCTGTGGCGGCGCACCGATGTGCAAGTAGAAACCCCACTGTACAGCGTGCAGAAAGAGCGCATGGCCGACGAGCCCACCTGGCAAACGCACCGGGGCTTTGGCGACGTGGCCGTGCGCCTGAAGCACAACTTTATTGGCGACGACCAGGAGGGCCCCGTGGCCGTGGCCGCGGTGGGCTACGTGCGCCTGCCCACCGGCGGCCAGGCCGGCGAAGGCGGCGTAGAGGGCGGCCTTATTTTGCCCCTCGACTGGCACATCGGCGAGAAATGGAACCTGGAAACCCAACTCGAAACCGACCTGAACTACGACCGCGAGGATGCCGAACATTTTGTGCGGGTGATGCCCTCGGTGGCCGTCGATTACGAGGTAAACCAGAAGCTGTCGGTTCTGCTCGAAGGCGTAACCAAATGGGACGCCAAGCACACGGGCTGGCGCAGCTCCGTAAACGTGGCGCCCATCATCAACCTTACCGATAACGTGCAGTTCGATTTCGGCGGGCACTTTGCGCTGAACCGCGACATGGACCGCGAATTTTTTGTGGGATTCACGGTGCGCCGGTAA
- a CDS encoding SPW repeat domain-containing protein: MKILSPSAHGVLDYIVSIFFLMAPLLFDLQHPYSTAFYTLGAGYLLIALLTDYPLGWMRVIPFPMHGAMELVSGLAFIALPFIFGFSDSEPTARNLFIGSGIMFVMSWLITDWKASHGHSRTGTLLTDAGEMRH, encoded by the coding sequence ATGAAAATTCTGTCACCTTCCGCCCACGGCGTACTCGACTACATCGTTTCCATCTTTTTCCTCATGGCTCCGCTGCTGTTCGATCTGCAGCACCCGTACTCCACGGCGTTCTACACGCTGGGGGCCGGCTACCTGCTCATTGCGCTGCTCACCGATTACCCGCTCGGCTGGATGCGCGTAATCCCCTTCCCGATGCACGGCGCCATGGAGCTGGTTAGCGGCCTGGCATTCATTGCATTGCCCTTCATCTTTGGTTTCTCCGACTCCGAGCCCACGGCCCGCAACCTGTTCATCGGCTCGGGCATTATGTTCGTGATGTCGTGGCTGATTACCGACTGGAAAGCCTCGCACGGCCACAGCCGCACCGGCACCCTGCTCACCGATGCCGGCGAAATGCGCCACTAA